Below is a window of Loxodonta africana isolate mLoxAfr1 unplaced genomic scaffold, mLoxAfr1.hap2 scaffold_85, whole genome shotgun sequence DNA.
gtgaaaggatacaaccttgatgcacagtTTTCTTGcatttaaactacacagtatccacttgttctgttcaaaaactgcctcttgaactaagtacaggttccttgtgagcacaataaagtgttctggaattcatgtTCTTCACAATGCTgttcataattggttatgatccacagagtcaaaggcctttgcatagtcagtaaaacacaggtaaacatcgttctggtattccATTTTCAGCCAGGATTGATGTGAcctcagtaatgatatccctggttccctgtcATCTTCTGagtccaccttgaatttctggcagttccccgtcaatatattgttgtagccacttttgaacaatcttcagcaaaatttttcttgtgtgtgatattaatgacattgttcaaaatttcctcattcttttggatcacctttcctggaaataggcataaatatagatctcttccagtgagttggcccGGTAGTcatcttccaaattcttggcttaggcaagtgagtacttccagcgctgcatccatttgttggaacatctcagctggtattccaacaattccttgagccttgtttttcaccagtgccttcagcgtagcttggacttcttccttcagtagcattcgTTCCTACTCATTGCTATCTCCTGagatgtttgaacatcgaccaattgttttggtatagtgactctgtgtattcctcccatcatcttttggtgcttcctaagtcaattaatattttcccccatagaatccttcagtattgcagcttgctgcttgaattttttcttcagttctttcagcttgaaaaatgcagagtacattcttcctttttggttttccatccacAGGTCgtcacacatgtcattataatactttgttttctcaagccaccctttgaaatcttcttttcaactattttacttcatcatttattccttttgctttagctactcaacattctagAGCAACTTACAGAGTTTCTTctcacagcaacttttttttaataatttttattgagctttaagtgaacgtttacaaatcaagtcagtctgtcacatataagcttatatacgccttactccatactcccacttattctccccctaatgtgtcagcccttccagtctctcctttcttgacaatttttccagtttctaaccctctctaccctcctatctcccctccagacaggagatgccaacacagtatcaagtgtccacctgatacaagtattcTCACATTAACTTTgatcttatttatttaattatttttttctgtttaatgagctcttgctttcttcatgtatgatgtccttgatatcattccacaacacatctggtctctggtcattagtattcaatatgttaaatctcttcttgagatggtctctaaattcaggtgagatgtactcaagatcaaactttggctcttgtagacttgttaattttcatcagtttcaacttcaacttgcatatgagcaattgatggtctgttccacagttggcccctggctttgttctgaccgatgatattgagcttttccatcctctcttcccatagatgtagtcaatttgattcctgtgtattccatctgttggtagaaaaaggtatttgccataaagaagtcattggtcacaaaaaattctatcatgcagtctgtggcattgtttctatcatcaaggccacattttccaactacaaatccttctttgtttccaactttcacattccaatctccatgTATTATAAATGTATCTAGAGTGCatatttggtcaatttcagactgcaaaaaattggtaaaaatcttcaatttcttcatctttggccttaatggttggttcataaatttgaataatgctcTTATTAACTAGTCTTtgttgtaggtgtatggatattatcctatcactgacagtgctgtgcttcaggatagatctacgtgttctttttgacaatgaatgcaacaccattccttttcaagttgtagttcccagcatagtagacaatgGGATTGTCTGATTGAAtatgggcaataccagtccatttcagctcactaacccctaggatatcaatgtttatgtgctccatttcatttttgaccatttccaattttcctagattcatactttgtacattccatgttccgataattagtggatgtttgtagctgtttcttttcattttgagtcacgccacagcagcaaatgaaggtcctgaaagtttaaCTCCATCCGCatgattaaggttgactctactttgaggaggcagctcttctccagtcatcttttgagtgccttccaacctgagggtctcatcttctggcggTATATTAAgccatgttctgctgctattgataaggtttcactggctaattcttttcagaagtggactgccaggtccttcttcctagtctgcttaagttggaaggtcagctgaaacctatccagccTGAGTAACcaatgctggtatctgaatactgatgacatagcttccagcatcacagcaaacacGTAAGCATCCATGTGCTGTGGTATAGGCCCTAAGAtacctaaaaataatgactcaAACATACTGTGCACActtttgttcattgctgttttattcacataaacaaataaatgggaaaaaaaactaactttgcagtaacagatgagtggataagcaaattgtggcacatacatacaatggaatacttgcTGTTTTTAAGTgctatagagtcagttccgactcatagcaaactcatggacaacagaacatagcactgcccagtcctgcaccatcctcacaatagttgttatgagTGAGCCCATCatttcagtcactgtgtcaatccatctcatgagggttatcctcttttctgctgaccctctacatcacTAAGCAGGATTTTCTTTGCCAAGGAACAATGATGATTCCACAGAACTTATTATAACACAGATGGACCTGAAGGGCATAAAgcaaagtgaaataagtcaagcaaacatggacaaatattgaatgatcccTCTTTTTTAAGATGacaagaatagataaatataaaGAGACCAATGTCCAGTGGTGGTTaccaaggagaggaaaaaaaaaatttttttttgaggtggtGCAAAAATTATGGTTTATAGAGACTAGTATTTTTGGTGAAGAGAAAAGTGGCAGTGAATGTGGAGGTAGttagcacagcacaaccaaagtaaaaaccaCTGTCTGAGCACCTAGCAATGGATATATGCAAATCAGTATATGTGTATGCACAGGTTTGTATATAGGCGAGAACAGCTAGAAGTATCTACAGGTGTGTGTAAACTGAAATATGTGGGTGTAGGCACATATATTTACTGAAGACACAAATATAGACACTCCTCATACATAACCAGACAGCTTCATACATCGGTTTTCTGGATTTGGAGTTTTAGGACCAtaatctcatgggacaactcagtcaattgacataacatagttcacaatgATAATGATCCGAATCCTAGAGAAGTGAAAATGTCTGGGATCATAAGATCTTGTAattagccatctaagacacaaattATAGGTCTCTATTGACCAGGAGCAAAACAGCCAGAATGAAACCCAAAgagcagagaagaaacaaatctacatGAGCCACAACTTcatccaccctgagaccagaagaactaaatagtgccagctaccaccattgaccatTCTAatcgggatcacaatagatggtaaaTGTGGAGCCAAACACAAATTtctattaagataaaaaaaaaaaaaaatcagacaaccTGGAACAGTAGAAAACAGAGGATTCtctgagactgttgccctgagacactctttaaacctagaacagaATCTGTCCCCTGAGATCaacttttagctaaatagcagagcgtcacacaaaataaaggatattgccCGTAAGATTAATGATCTACTGAAAAAACATTAGTATGAGATCAAAACTTCAACAGTTATTCAAAAGCAAACACAAGAAGACAAGGGGGAAGGGAAACTGGAGTACTAGAAAATGGAATAATCAGAACACAATTAAGGGTAATGTCAACACTTTGTGATGAATGtacctaatgtcactgaacaatttgtgagaaaattgaaaacagaaacctaagttgctatgtaaattttcaccaaaaattcaataaaccaataataataatagatacaATTCTAGAATGTTGCCCAGATGTCTAACTGTATCTTTTCCTTCAGTGACTAGGCTGCCTAATCTACAATTTTGCCTCTCACAGTGAATCACATAGCTCCTGGAGTATAGAATGATCAAGGCAGGGAATTTGGGGTCCCTTTTTTTTACCATGGTGCATTATGGGATATGTTGGAGATATTTTCATTCATTCgaactatttccaaaaaaaaaaaaagtgtataattCTATTAGACGAATGTGTATCATGTCCTAGATGAAAAAAGAAGTAAATTCCTTAAAAATTATTGGAAGTATTAATGGTGTTGAAAAGTTAAGTGTCTTTATGTgcattttgttagaaaatcacaaaacaaaacaaaaaaattaaggttTACTACAATCCCACAAACCCAATCAAATCACTTAGCAATTAGGGAAAGGGGAGAAACAGCAGATGTGTTTAAATAAGGCTCTATATGACACTGCAAATTTCAAGATAAGCTATAAGGTGAATAGACAACAAAGAAGTATGCATAGTACCCTAGATCCTCCTCCCTTTTCCATTTCATCCATTTCCATCCAAACTCAAACGCCTCTTTAAAGGTCCATTTTGAAACTCTTAAGTCCAGTGAAGAAAACGTTTCCTCAGAATGTAAGTTGAATTCCACCATTTTCTTGACAGCTTTTTTCATATACTTGTTTCTAAGGTATAGTCAGGGGGTTCAGTGTGGCTGTCACTACAGTATGGTACACCGTGGCCTCCTTGTCAGTGTCCAGACTGCTGCCAGGGTTGGACCTGAAATGAATGAAAGTATTGTTCCATGGAAGACAACAATGGCTgtgaggtgggaggcacaggCGGAAAAAGGTTTATGTCTTCCCTTTGCAGAGCACATCCTCGAGATGGTGATGAGAATAAACAAGtaggaagtaaggatggcaatgaTAGTGACGATCTCATTGACAGTGGCCACAATGtacgatggaaaccctggtagcgtagtggttaaaggctacagctgctaactgaaaggttggctgttggaatccaccaggtcctccatggaaactctatgggggtagttctactctgtcctatagggtcaatatgagtcggaattgacaatgTACAACAGAAGTTCATTCATAGAGACATCAGATCTAGCAAGATATAAGAAAAGGGATTGATTGCAAAAGTAGTGTATAATCTTGTCTGGGAACTGGGACAGGATCTCAAGAGCTATACACATGCAAATCAGAGAACACACGGCTCTTCAGAGGTATCGGCCAGGCACCAGGTCCTCACAGAGTTTCTGGGACATGATGACCATGTAAAGCAGTGTGTTGCAGGTGGTCTCAAAGCAGTTGTAGGCCATCACGGCCAGCAGGATGACCTCAGTGTTTGCATAATTACAAAACAAATAGAACTGCACAATGCATCCTAGGAAGAAAATGGCTTTGTCCTTTTTTATGCATATTTCTTTACATGGAAAGATTGGTATTAGACACATGTTTTAACCTATATGATGACATGGTGAATTCTGATAAACAGTAGTAATGACAGTATTTGTTTACTAGATTATTTTTTCAAAGTTCAACCCCAAACTATTGTTACTGAATGCATGTCTCCTGAGAAAGAGTCAAATGATAGCAAAATTGTAaaacaatgaggaaaaaaaataactggCAATGATTCCTTATAtctactggacggcagtggggtttttttttttttttttttttttggttttgtaggcAAAACACTCACAAGAAAgttattttgtttatgtatttatcttAAAGAAATGGGAAGTGTGCTTTAAGAgtgatttaaatttttaaaaaatattggaagGGATTCATGTCATGATCACAATCCATGAATTGAATAATCTCAGTGTGAATCTCCAAGCCATTGATGAGAATGAATTCAAAGCATACAGGATAATtccattttatataaaatattatattagcAATTGTCAATGAAAttataatatattaatatttctgaagtttttaattggattgttttaaACAAGGAGCCTCTGAATGGAAGAATAACCAATAGCCTAAATTGCCATATAATAAGCCTTGGGAATATGTTTATGGTAACCTTGCCAGAACCTGAGAAAGTGAGTGACTCTACTggctacacaaagaaaacatccaaaaatgtttttattaaacTAACAATCATTACTACTGCTCACTATTATATGGGTCAGGTGGGCAGTTGTGCTGATCTGGTCTGTGCTTGGCTGATCTGGGCTGAGCTTACTTAGGTCTATGAGATCAACTAGCAGGTCAGCTGACATAAGAGGGTCACATTCTCAAATCTAGTGGTGGGCTAAAGGCCACACAGTACAATGGAATGAGCGGGCAACTGGGTTATTTTTCCCTCATTAGCCAATATTCTAGTCTGTTTGTTCACATGGCAGCTTCCCAGGTTTCCAAGAGTGTGCGCAAAATCCTGAAATCTCTCAAAGTTTTGGAACTTGCTTCAATGTCATTTTTGCCACCTCTGCTAGACAAAATAACTCACAAAGGTAAAAGCTGCATTCAAGGATTTGTCAAATTGAGAGCTCTGTTGAAAAAAGGATTCAGTAATTATGCCCATGTTCCAAAAACTATAAACAAATCATATATAACATTTTTGATGGCTGAGTATGCAAAATAATAGCATAAAACACCGATAGAGCAGCCACTCAATGTCCCAATTTTTTGCATATACTGGTTTTCTGACATCTATTTCTAAGCCTTTGGTAAAGCCTATCGAACTAATCATTCTATTACACTGGTACTCTTTCTAAAACATGTTCAGgttatagaaaatatttatttagctttTCAGTCATGTCAATTTAACCTGAATATAAGataccacaaacacacacacacacacataaacacacacacacagatgcaatCACACACATTATACAGTATTCAGTCAATAACAAATTGGTTGACTTGATGTTACATTCTCATTTCCTTGAGTTTGTCTATTCTAGTCTCTCCTGAAAAAAATGCCTTCTTCACTGAAATGTGTCTCTTAAAATTCTATCCACACTCCATGCCAACTTAAAACAATACCTCATTTCTGAAGACATATTTCTAATCTCCctaaatggatttgaactgttcctTGCCTCAAGCCTTTTAAGATATTTCTTATAGTCTGACGTTTACAATAGCCCCTTTATTGCTCCAGCGTTACCACCAAATTACGCATCCCTTGTTTTGAAGGTAAAGCCTATGTCTTATCTTTATTGCCATTTGTAGATATGTCATCAAAAAATGTGCGTTtgcttagaacctactatactccAAGGACCTTATAAGAAAGAGGGATGGAATTAATGTTTATTCGGATTTTGCAAGGTGCCTTTCATGGTATCTATATTATCTTTAGGTCTTCATTATCAGATTATGACCCAGTTCCTGTTATCACAGTTGCatagatttaaaaattaaaattagaggtggtgattttttttcctgcaatgaGGAGACAAAGCCAAGATTAGTCTCTTTGAACCAAAATTCCATATCCTTACCATTGTACAGTattaaagattaattttaaaggtatcttttaaaataatctttttggaagtaCTGTGTTTATAAATTGGCGACAAATTCTACTAAAATaatatgtttaatgagaaaagacTTTAGCATCCATTATCTTGCTGACTGTAttcttgacatccttattcctcagactgtagatcaaGGGATTTAACATGGGGACCACCactgtgtaaaacacagaggcTATTTTGATGGTGTGCCTGGAGTTTTTGGAGTTGGGTACACAGTAGAGGAACaggatggtgccatggaagatAGTGATGGCAGTCAGATGAGAGGCACAGGTAGAGAATGCCTCATGACGACCACTGGCTGAACTcattttcaagatggtgacaacaATGGACACATAAGATGTGAGAATGATGAGTAATGTACTCACCACATTAAAAGTAGCAAAGATAAAAAGCAACAACTCACTGAGGTAAGTATTAgagcaagaaagggaaagaagtgaggagaactcACAGAAGAAGTGATTGATTGTGTTGGCACCATGAAAAGATAATTTCAAAGCAGAGCATGTGAGCATCAAGGAACACCCTACTCCCCATGCATATGATCCCACCACCAGCATAGCACAGAGTCTCTGGGA
It encodes the following:
- the LOC135230177 gene encoding olfactory receptor 5D18-like, which codes for MSFSERNKSGAMFTLLGFSDCPELQVPLFVVFLAIYSLTVVGNLGMIVIIKINPKLHTPMYFFLSHLSFVDFCYSSIIAPKMLVNLVVEDRTISFLECVVQYFLFCTFVVTESLLLALMAYDRFVAICNPLLYTDAMSQRLCAMLVVGSYAWGVGCSLMLTCSALKLSFHGANTINHFFCEFSSLLSLSCSNTYLSELLLFIFATFNVVSTLLIILTSYVSIVVTILKMSSASGRHEAFSTCASHLTAITIFHGTILFLYCVPNSKNSRHTIKIASVFYTVVVPMLNPLIYSLRNKDVKNTVSKIMDAKVFSH